A genomic segment from Sparus aurata chromosome 10, fSpaAur1.1, whole genome shotgun sequence encodes:
- the LOC115588982 gene encoding uncharacterized protein LOC115588982 translates to MICRILLLISLNCVCGTFVVNVTQTSYQAEENHNITLEWTFTTTADTSTDFIFIFCEMKTDHNVSVLFHLSGGVEVPEIQDQQFVGRVQWDKDVLRDGRLRLHVSRLRTEDSGQYLCDVRTNYDGDSDECWLNVSAARDPPEPERPDTDTPERPKRVSPGMIILYSGLTAAVVVVLFVCYLLLIHRPSEKQNSCREFKKSSISAGREEINLSTL, encoded by the exons atgatctgcaggatcctgctgctcatcagcctcaactgtgtctgtg gaacatttgtagtgaatgtgacacagacctcctatcaggcagaggagaaccacaacatcacactggaatggacgttcacaaccacagctgacacttcCACTGACTTCATTTTTATCTTCTGTGAGATGAAAACTGATCACAACGTCTCAGTCCTGTTTCATCTAAGTGGAGGTGTTGAGGTCCCAGAGATTCAGGATCAACAGTTTGTAGGACGAGTCCAGTGGGATAAAGACGTCCTCAGAGACGGACGactcagacttcatgtgtccagactcaggactgaggactcaggacagtacctgtgtgatgtgaggaCAAACTATGATGGAGACTCGGATGAATGTTGGCTCAACGTCTCTG CAGCGAGGGATCCACCAGAACCTGAGAGACccgacacagacacacctgagagacCGAAGAGGGTCAGTCCTGGAATGATCATCCTCTACTCTGGActtacagcagcagtggtagttgtgttgtttgtttgttacctTTTACTTATTCACCGTCCGTCTGAGAAACAGAACTCCTGCAGAGAATTTAAGAAAAGTTCCATCTCAGCAGGACGAGAGGAAATAAACTTATCAACGCTGTAA